The Phaeocystidibacter marisrubri genomic interval AGTGGAGATTTAAATTTGGGTAGACGATTGAACTTTCAGCTCGGATACAGTTTTAGACGGGCAGGAGAAATGTCGATTCCGTCGAGAAGAACTTCCGCGGGTCTCACTTTTGGAATAGGATTGAAGCTCAGTAAATTCCACATCAATTACGCTAACCGATATGTACATGTGGCCGGCAGAATGCACCACTTGGGCATTACGGTAGATCTAGAAGACTTCGGTTCATAATGTCAGTATCGATCACCATTGCCATTGATGGCCACTCATCAACGGGGAAAAGCACTCTCGCTAAGCGTTTGGCATCATCACTATCCTATCTCTACGTAGATACGGGCGCCATGTATCGATGCGCAACACTGTGTGCCTTGAACGCCCAATTACTCACGGATTTGAATCATCTGGATAGCGATGCAATTGCAGAGGCGGTTCGGAATTGTGAGATTGGATTTGTGCGCGGCGAGAACGGTTCAAACCGGGCCACGTTGAATGGAGTAGACGTAGAGGATGAGATTCGCACCATGGGCGTTTCCTCGAAGGTGAGCTATGTGAGTGCCATCCCTGCAGTAAGGGCGAATCTAGTTGAACAACAACAGAAGATGGGGCAAGCTGGTGGAGTGGTAATGGATGGCCGTGATATCGGAACCGTCGTATTTCCAAATGCAGAATTGAAGATCTTCATGACCGCTCGTTCAGAGGTTCGCGCTCAGAGGCGCTACGAAGAACTATTGGCAAAAGGCGAAGAAGTTAGTTTTGCTGAGGTGGCGGAAAACTTGCAGGAGAGGGATGTGATTGATAGTAATAGAGAGGTGGGGCCATTGGTGGCAGCCGATGATGCTAGACTGTTGGACAACTCAGATATTACGCTAGATGAGCAATTCAAGATCGCACTGTCTTGGGCTCATATTGAAATCGAAAAAAGGGGAGAAGAGTAAAGGTTGATTACTCTTAAGAATTGGATTGAGTCGCTGAGGCATATTGCAAAGGCTCATCAGCTTCCATCAGCATTTCCTTGATAAAGGAGATATATTTCTTCATTGCCTCTTCACGTGTCATTCCGCGAAGTCGTTTCCACTGATCGTGCATGAAAGTGCGTACAATATCGGAATTGGAAGTAGGCCTGTCATTGGTATTGTCACCTTCAGTTGCCTGCTTAAAGTAACCATACGCAATGAGCATGCGATCGGGAGCTTGCTTGGGCATCGTCCTTCCAAGCTCTACATATTTCTTGAATTCGAGATTCAAGTCCTTTACATCCATGCTGTGGCTTTTGAACAAAAATATAAAAATTCGCTTCCATGTGCAGAATGTCCGTTTGTTCTACTATTAACAGACATATCAACAGAGGATTAAATTTCTGCTAAGATGGTTTCTCCTCCAATCGGTCTCTGACCAATTTCAACCTTGATTTTAGCATCCAGAGGAAGCAGGATATCTACGCGAGATCCGAATCGG includes:
- the cmk gene encoding (d)CMP kinase, whose amino-acid sequence is MSVSITIAIDGHSSTGKSTLAKRLASSLSYLYVDTGAMYRCATLCALNAQLLTDLNHLDSDAIAEAVRNCEIGFVRGENGSNRATLNGVDVEDEIRTMGVSSKVSYVSAIPAVRANLVEQQQKMGQAGGVVMDGRDIGTVVFPNAELKIFMTARSEVRAQRRYEELLAKGEEVSFAEVAENLQERDVIDSNREVGPLVAADDARLLDNSDITLDEQFKIALSWAHIEIEKRGEE
- a CDS encoding acyl-CoA-binding protein — translated: MDVKDLNLEFKKYVELGRTMPKQAPDRMLIAYGYFKQATEGDNTNDRPTSNSDIVRTFMHDQWKRLRGMTREEAMKKYISFIKEMLMEADEPLQYASATQSNS